In Brassica napus cultivar Da-Ae unplaced genomic scaffold, Da-Ae ScsIHWf_539;HRSCAF=812, whole genome shotgun sequence, the sequence tgtttcttatctctctttTAAGAGTTAAAAATTTACTAAGGACCCTTAAGTGGGTTTtaccaataaacatgctctaagagattttgagatttcattaaTACCCTATGTTATTTAGTCAGtgattttaaatttcttttcaaatcaagtgttattcaatttgGGATTTGTGCAAAATCACTTAAACTCACTTGCAATCTTctgttatttaattaataatttataaaaaatatatcaaattcatTGTTATTCAAGTGTAAACAATATTtaggaaaaataattattgtagaaattttaagaGACTTGGCTTTCACTTCCGGTTAAAAATAGTCCTCTTGAAATAATGTCTTTGTAGATGTTATTTGAAGAtacctttaaaataaataacaataacaaATTCTGAAAATTAGTGTCTTGGGTGGTGTTATTCGATCAGTGATTTGCAAtccatcaaattttaaaattttaaattgtttaaagttcaagaattttaaaatctatgcaGTAGGCATTGGATTTTGAGTTCACTCATTTATTCATGCGACTTCATGAGAGATGATTTGAAATCAATTGAAAATACGAAGAATTTTACAAACTTTAAAAATTGagtaacactagattttaaaaaaactgaatttaAATAATTCATTGAATAACACcagatattaaaataaaatttaaaatcatcattctgtttagatttaaattctattaaaatacaTCCACAAATAACACCcctatttttttctcaattgcAGACATAGTGAAGCAGGAGGCTGAGTAATGGCGATCGAGAGTATAGTAAAAGAAGATTCCAGAAAATGGATAGAGAAATTATAGCAAGAGTGGAAGAAGACGATCATAGTGCTCTTGTGTTTGAAATTCATGTTTATTCTCTGAGTTTCTTCATCGTCTTCtcctcttattttttttctctctctcacgtTAATAAACAGAGAAAATTTATTattctaagagcatgattatcggcTGGGACATTTTTTGgtccttaaatttttttttttcttattaaaaaaataataataataaatatgaacCAATTGCGGgtcgccacgtgtcagtggggtcTGCAAACAGTGTTGGACAACCCTTGGGCCGTTACTTAATTAGGGACATTTGAGCAAAGTTTCTAGCAAAAAAGTAGTGGGCCCTATACTAAAAACACTAAGGACCAATGTTAGGACTACCAATAATAAGGTTGTTCTAACCATCTTTACATGCATTCTTCAGTTTCTTGTCTTCTCAAAAAATCTAGGTTAACAAATCTCTGTCTCTAGCTTTCAAGAAAAAATATGTCTATCTCTCAGTGTATTCTTCTAACAATATTAGATGTTTACAATCTATTTTCTCTCTGGTGAATTATCATAATGATTTAAGCTCATCATCAATTCATCATCAATCTTCTCAATAGTTTTTTCACTTGTAATGTTCTTATGCATCAAGTTCTAGGAGTCTTGTGAAGTACTATGGCTGCCGTGAATGATTTGAATCTTCTTGTTCAGACGAAAATGTTGTTCGTGTGTTGGTTACACTGGTAAGATACAAGGTTGCAGTGATTCTAGCTGACTTACAATTTGGTCAACGTAAGAGAAACTTGCTGTTGTAACAAGTACAAAATCATAGGAAAAACGAACATCACTTTCTGCAGAATATACCTTTCGCTTGAGACTTTTGTTTCTTGAAAGCAAACTCGACTTTCTTTGCCTTATTCTCGTTTATGGTTTTCTTGATTATTTCTGTACTATCCTGAAAAGAATCACCAAAACTCCTTTTTAGAGTCATGTCTCAAAAGATGGACACAGTTAAATGTTTTGGCAAAGAAAACTAACCGTAGAGCAGCTTTCTGGCTGCATCACGAACATCATACTTTCCTGCTCGCTTTTTTTGAATGATCTCCAAACTATCGCCGCCATCGATTGACCTCTAGAGTATGATTCTTGGTTGCACGTCTACTCTTTTTTCAAGCCTCTTGATAGTAGTTATTAGTAATGAGCGTATCGTTACAAAACATGtgtgataaaaaaacaaatgaattgGTAAAGAGACCCATAAGCAAAAAAGTGTAgacaaacaaatattatcatttgaaatttttagaaaatatcattACCAAATCACCTATagatttcatttttcattttttaagttttactaaaatcACTCAGATAGTCAGCTTTGAACGAAGATCTAACTTGCATGTAAAGaattagatttaatttttaaacttacaTGTAAGCTTTTTAATCGCTCAGCTAGTCAGCTCTGAACGAATATCTAACTTGCATGTAAACGAACGCTACTCTCTTTTAATGTACAGTTTCGGGAGTTGATTACACTTAGAGACacttttttcactttcttttaCACCTAGAGACACTTCATACATGTGACACACTTTATTGTGGGCCAGTGATAGATAGTGGACAATTTTACCACCCTTAATAGAAACGACAATTGTGGACGGGTGATGCGTGGATGCGTGATTTATGGACGGAGTATACATGGATGAGTGATGTGTGGATGAGTGATTATATGTGGACAGACGATGTTAATGTGTGGACAAACGATGTTAATGTGTGGGCATATGATGTTAATGTGTTTTATAGTAGATAactctcatcaaaagaaaatttttaaagGTATCAACCAACAGCCTTCGTGTTAAAAATGTTCTACGTccacaactaatttataattatattatttacgCTCTGGTATCCACATCCACATTCACAttcaaatttgttaatatatatataatatatatatatatgaaaatggatcttaaaagatagataattttatatataatttattgtaacaattatttttgtttaatatattttagaatttgagataaatgaaatcataaagtgaaatgagaaaaacaataaagtagaataagaagaggagaaagattAGTGTGATACATAAGAAAGAAAGAGGTTATATGAGTCATTTTCACAAGAAAAAAAGTGTGTCTCAAGTGTGAAGTGTCTTGTAATATAATTAGAAAGTGAGAAAATGTCTCTAAATGTAAAAAATTCTTACGGTTTTGGTTACACATTGCTTGCTTTGTTTCTTCTGCTGGTCGTTTCTCTCGCTGGTACGTAAAGTATCTTGTTTAGTTCTTGTTTAGCTCTTTTAGTTGTGTTcctgtttaaaaattaaaggtaGTAGACTtcaagtgaaaaaaaaattagggctAATAGACTTCAAGTGAAAATCAAATTTAGTTACAAGATTCAAATAAAAACAGAtccaaatgaaaataaacatagacatcctttataaaaaaaaccacAAGTGACAACACAAACATCGCACTGAAACACAAAACATAAGACATAGCCCATCCGGATATCCACAGGTATGGCTCTGATGTAGCCTTATTCATAGGGAAATCAAGAAATGAACCCAACAAAGTTTTCAGCTGGCGACTGGAGCGAAATAAGCACCAAGAGAATTGACTTGGGAGTCAGCGAATCCATGAAAACCGACAATCTTCTTGTCTTTTACTTCAAGTGAAATATCTGTACCTTCTTCTCCAGGAGTTTTTTCAAATCCATAACACTCTGAAGTATTTGTGTTGGTTATGAATTTAATGCCCACAATCTTGTTGGTTGAATCAGACCAACCCTTCACAGAAAGTAGATATTCGTTGGGACGACTTatctcaaactgcataatcatGAGAAATCCCACATGAAAAATTTCAGTAATCTCATGATAACATATTTTGATAGAAACATTCTTTGAGAAGAAAAAATTAGAAACACATAATACACACCGTTCTAATGGAAGATCTGCCCCCCTTCACACCATGGGCAGGTCCTTCATTTGTTTGTCTGTTCTTGAGATAATCAAACCTGATTTGCTCAATGCCTCGGCCAACGGCAACGTGTATCTTTGTCACTCCGTCGTGATCGCCTCCGTCATCCCATTGATTTCCTCCCTTGCCACCTTGTGCATCAAGTTTTTGAGTACTAAATTCACTGTTAGATCCGCTTCCACTGTTTGAGTTGTCGCCAGTACTAAAGTAAGCTCCAATGGCATCAATAGCATTACTACTACGTCCATGAAATCCAATAAGCTTTTCTCCATGTTCACCTTTGAACTCGAATTCTGTTCCCTTCATCTCACCGAATAACGGCGAGGTAAATCCTTTAGAGGTTGTGAAGTACAGCGATGTGATAAGCGTTGTATCATAAGAGTAAATATGCTTGTAGGTTCCACCAACGGCAGTGATACTATCTTTCGGATAATCCACTGAaaactatatttcattttttcattagAACAAATGAATTAGTAACGAAAAAACTGATCAGTATTTAACAAAAGTCACCAACACATTTATTTTATACCTCTTTCAGTTCCCCATGAGCCGCTCCATGCTCACGGATCTCGACTTTTCCGTTCTTTACGTATTCGATCTTGATATAAGTTATGTTTACGTCTTCAGCTCCCACAGttattttcttcacaccttcaTAACCAACATCGTTGAATCCTTCTCCTTTGTTACCACCTAGCGGTTCCATCTTGGCCATTTAAATCCGTCAGGTATCTCCTGAAAACACAACACCctttttggttatttggcaaataaACCCTATTTgttatagaaagaaaaaaaaaaggtaaaaaaattatctagGAAACATAGCCAcaaaatgatttgttttatatcaAAACCCTACATCTCTTTGATTGGATATACAGAATAATCACGAAAACTAGAAAATGCGTCGCAAATGGTTTGATATTTTTTCGACATAAAATGGTTTGAGAGAGTGTACCTGATTGGAAGATGATGAGGAGAAGAGTGAATCGCAATAATTTGGGGGTGGCAAATGTTTGATATTTATTGTCATTTTGGCGATAAGGTTACTCAGCCGTAGAGAATAATTGGTGTAGATATACGTTCGTACAATAATTATATCTGTGGCCACAATGTCAGTGCTATCATTCTCAGTTTCCACCGTCCAGAAAGGCAGAAACTAATATGGTCCCGCTGCTAATGACCTACTACCAATTGCTCATAGTCTTAAGTTAGGTCAAGAAAATAAATGTTTGTCAAGTTATCATAATCATAGACTATGTGTAAAGATTCTTTTTGGAAAAGGTATATAATCGGTCAACATGTACGTAGATAAACCGCAGCAGTGAATACTTTTGGTGGAGACCCATTCTCAGATACTGAAGCAGtgaataaaaattatacaataCACCGCGTTTTATATTACgtctaaataaaacataaaaatatcaatactattaaaagagaagaagtCCTAACAAATCTACTTACAAAAGATTGTTGcacttatttatattttagttcaaCCTATTGTATACAActaaactaggtgttttcctgtatcatgttattaaaatttaaattatatttaaaaataaaatttattaacattatatattttactatgttgaccaatatttaatataaatttgctTAAATTAAgcataaaatatagaaaaaatatttttttattttaaattatttaaaaatatatatgtatatatttaaaatcataattttagattttttttttcaatttcttttggTTAAATTTTTAGGTGTGTCAGACATGGCATAAAGCTTTGTTAAAAATGATTGCAAAGTTAAAATTTTGTCAACTAACATATTgtgaataatatatacatacatatatatataacatagtTGATATTCATTCACGTCATTGAATACATGAATCATATATTTTCCATATTGATTTCCTTCATTTATCACTACAATATAACGAATGTTTTTGAAAAGACAATCTATCTTTAGTCTATGCAATCCGAAAtatatgttacttgatattatgaaaactcattaatattcatatattaagtTGTCTATTTAATAATTGGTAcgtgaaaacaaaatatattgttaataattatttcaTTCCATTCATTGTCAATCATTAATGAGAAAAATATGGACATATCTTGTAGGAAAGGCAAATTGTCTTGCAAATAATATATTCATAGATTACTTACGTCATGTTTTGTAAACATGGTATCAATTTGCAATAAAGAAAATGGTAGAAACAATGAATTGTTACGTGGtgcatttttttaaagattctatATTTAAAACAGATGCTAAAAGAACTGAATAAAGAAAGCAACAAAAGCATACAATTGACAATATTCTTCATATCTCAAATTCTGGTTTCCACGCTTTAGTTTTCGGAtctcacaaaaaaatattcttggCACATCAATCCGAAGACTTGAGTTTTACACTTTCATGACTTAACTTATTATTTTCCATTCAAACCGTAAACTTGGATTTAACTTGCTCATGAAGAAATTTGACTGAATGTTTTTCTCTAACTGTAAGTGTCATCATGATGTTATATTCATACAGTACATCTACTTAAGTCTTGCGAAAATCATCAATTTTGTTGGAGGCCTGAAACATATTTTATCAAATAGGTTAGATTTTAGAGGTACAAAAaagtgtttgaccaaaaaaagaaaagatgtaCAGAAAAGTAAATTACagtaaaataacaaagaaaaattaCTTACACCatcaagttacaaaaaaaaaaatcacttacaCCATTCACCAAATACGTGACAGTCTTATGCCTTGAAGATGACTCATACTTCCATGTGTACAGATCCtgcataaaaaacaaaatatggtCAAACTAAATATACAAAAAGCTAACGGAAAGAAGGATTATGAAATACATTTTTCTGAATTGAAGACATATGTGGACGGCTGGATGTTATCACGGGACGACATAATAAGTTTAGCTAGGTAAAGTTATGAAGCTTTTTCTAAATCGATGTAATACGTTTTGTGTAagactcatatatatatatatatatatatatatatatatatatatatatatatctcctaGAAATAATGTTAGGGTTTTAAGTtttcaactagattttgaccagCGCTTAAAAAGCGCGGGTTTgtttatatttcatttattgatcgaaaactgatttacaaactactattattttgtttcgatccataacaattgagtttttaggtttttatcatttatttttttctctttaaaatatggtatttgttcgaaatatggtagttgttctataataatgtttgagttttaagatttgttttcatatccgaCTTAGATTCATGGTTAGACCTATAGACCCGATACATTGTATGTAATCCGGTtcagatttaatgaaaaattagttaattaaaaatCGGATATAACCCGgtaaaaaactcaaaaactcactattaacctgcgatctgataccattgatccgataaaacacaaaatatatgatagtatttttttaaaatgattaaattaatcatatattttttaatattacataaattagtgattctCTAGAATTTGAGGAAATGTTATTAtattatccaaataaaaaatgataatataaaaaatctattgatatgacaatattagtttattttcgttattaataacctattatatgtttttgtttttattttagatttaaaatttgattttaagatagttttaaaaatattgttgaacactcgtaattgtcatatcaatattatgtataaataatattatatatggaaaaatgatattcaaatatgtatatgatatatggtgtaggatatatgattttggtttgtattgaaaatctgtataatattcaaatgatatattttgaatattgatacgtatatttaagaaaataatattttcatgttgttaatttatttatagtacataatatatttatacttatattaaatttaaagttagtatatcttttaaatatatatataggcccATAATTTGTGGTGTATATGTAGgcccaaaaccaaaagacttaaatgccattaatgaattttaataatcctttgtaaaaataagggtatttttgagaaaaatgcAATTTTCATTAAGGATATAATTTGTGAATGATCCTGTTTTAATGGTATTGATTAGCCATGTCATCTTTTTTATAAGCCATATCATATATCTAATTGTACCATGTCATGATTTTCTGGTGAAATTGTCTATGAAGATGACAcctaaacaaattaaaaaaaatcacttctcaaatataGTTTACGGGATATTATTAACTATCCCCTATTATATAGGAATCATATAATATCCTCTAacactaaaataaatttcaccCACTTTAATAAGATCATGAGTACATATACAGAATGTTTCAAATGGTTATTTTACTTAAATCAACTTACTTCAATTTAACATAAATACATTTGATATAAACGGCACCGAAGTTTCAATACGTAGGGGTCATTATCATCTATA encodes:
- the LOC106451618 gene encoding jacalin-related lectin 4 → MAKMEPLGGNKGEGFNDVGYEGVKKITVGAEDVNITYIKIEYVKNGKVEIREHGAAHGELKEFSVDYPKDSITAVGGTYKHIYSYDTTLITSLYFTTSKGFTSPLFGEMKGTEFEFKGEHGEKLIGFHGRSSNAIDAIGAYFSTGDNSNSGSGSNSEFSTQKLDAQGGKGGNQWDDGGDHDGVTKIHVAVGRGIEQIRFDYLKNRQTNEGPAHGVKGGRSSIRTFEISRPNEYLLSVKGWSDSTNKIVGIKFITNTNTSECYGFEKTPGEEGTDISLEVKDKKIVGFHGFADSQVNSLGAYFAPVAS